Proteins co-encoded in one Rudaeicoccus suwonensis genomic window:
- the fahA gene encoding fumarylacetoacetase, producing MTADPFALTDDLWGLTNLPYAVASAQDWSPQVVSRLGGHVVGIAGLAAADGHRKWARAWSTPSLNAFLEQGPSSWQAARRWLQQLLSDDRRRDFVRPHLRPLDAVELHLAVDVADYVDFYASEHHATNVGKIFRPDGAALTPNWKHLPIGYHGRAGTVVVSGTDIVRPVGQRKTPADAAPQFGPSVRLDIEAEVGFVVGGETELGERVGVDRADEHIFGVGLFNDWSARDLQAWEYVPLGPFLGKSFASSLSAWITPMAALKEARIALPQQDPQPLPYLRGLEGAFGLDLALEVRLNGTLVSQPPYAQMYWGPGQMLAHLTVNGARLRNGDLFASGTVSGPEPQQRGSLLELSWSGSEPIRLEDGTERSFLQDGDEVTITATAPAVGGGRIALGEVSGRILPARD from the coding sequence ATGACTGCTGACCCGTTCGCACTCACCGACGATCTGTGGGGTCTCACCAACCTCCCGTATGCCGTTGCCAGCGCTCAGGATTGGAGTCCTCAGGTCGTTTCGCGGTTGGGTGGTCACGTCGTCGGCATCGCCGGGCTGGCAGCTGCCGACGGCCACCGAAAGTGGGCTCGCGCGTGGAGCACGCCGTCACTGAACGCCTTCCTGGAGCAGGGGCCCTCGTCGTGGCAGGCAGCGCGTCGTTGGCTGCAGCAACTGCTGAGCGACGACCGGCGCCGTGACTTCGTCCGACCGCACCTGCGCCCGCTGGACGCCGTGGAGCTGCACCTTGCGGTTGATGTCGCCGACTACGTCGACTTCTACGCCAGCGAGCACCACGCGACCAACGTCGGCAAGATCTTCCGTCCCGACGGCGCGGCACTGACACCGAACTGGAAACACCTGCCGATCGGTTACCACGGTCGCGCCGGCACTGTTGTGGTCAGCGGCACCGACATCGTCCGGCCCGTCGGTCAGCGCAAAACCCCCGCCGACGCGGCACCACAGTTCGGTCCGAGTGTTCGTCTCGACATCGAAGCCGAAGTTGGTTTCGTCGTCGGCGGCGAAACCGAGTTGGGTGAACGTGTCGGCGTCGACCGGGCCGACGAGCACATCTTCGGCGTCGGGCTGTTCAACGACTGGTCGGCACGTGACCTGCAGGCGTGGGAGTACGTCCCGCTCGGGCCCTTCCTCGGCAAGTCCTTCGCGTCGTCGCTGAGCGCCTGGATCACACCGATGGCTGCGCTGAAGGAGGCCAGAATCGCTCTGCCACAGCAAGACCCGCAACCGCTGCCCTATCTGCGCGGCCTTGAGGGCGCTTTCGGTCTCGACCTTGCACTGGAGGTGCGTCTCAACGGGACCCTGGTGTCGCAGCCGCCGTACGCGCAGATGTACTGGGGACCCGGCCAGATGCTCGCGCACCTCACCGTCAACGGCGCGCGACTGCGCAACGGCGATCTGTTCGCCAGCGGCACGGTGTCCGGCCCCGAGCCGCAGCAACGTGGCAGCCTGCTCGAACTGTCCTGGAGCGGCAGTGAACCGATCCGGCTCGAGGACGGCACCGAGCGTTCGTTCCTGCAGGACGGCGACGAGGTCACGATCACCGCGACAGCGCCTGCGGTGGGCGGCGGGCGCATCGCACTCGGCGAGGTCAGCGGGCGCATTCTGCCGGCTCGCGACTGA